TCCACAGGGCCCCTCCGGTCCACGATCGCGCCCGGCCTAGTCGGGTGCCGATCACCGTGATCGACGTGCTCGTGGTGGCCGCGGCCATCGGGACCGCTTTTCAGAAGCCGACGTTCCCGGGTAATTTGTCGATCGTCGACCCAGTGTTCGTTCTAGTAAACTTAGTGGCGTTTCGCTACGTCCTGATCAGGGCGAATCCTGGTAGCGAGCTACTTCGGCGTCTGCTTCCCTGGCTGTGGTTGCTGTGTGTGTCCACGATCGTGACCATGATCCGTGTCGGCATACCGTTTTGGCTCGTCTCAACGTTCGCTCGCGAGATTCTCGCCGTCATTACGTTTGCAGGTCTCGTGGCGGTGCTCGCCGGCCGGCCTCGAACGATCGATCGGGCCCGCATCGCCTTTCTCGCGGCCGTCGCGTTCGTGGCGCTTACGAACATCTTTGAGATCGGAGGGCGGGCCGGAGAACGACAAGCCGGGCTCACGGTCCGGAACGTGAACTACGCCGCTCATCTACTCGCGATGGGCCTACTCGTCCTCGGGACGGCCCGGAACCTCCGGCGGTCCCTCCGCTGGCCCTTGGCTGGCGTCTACCTGTTGGCACTTGTCCGCACGGGATCGTTCGGAGCGCTTCTCAGTCTGCTTGCGGCCACGGTTTACGTGGTTTGGCGAGCGACATCACATTTCCGCGGCCAGGGGCGGGTGTTGGTCCGGATCGTCTCGCTCGCCGCGCTGCTGGCAGTCGGAGCGTGGGGTGTGAGCAGTATCAGGTTGGCGGAGTTCGATGTGGGATCGGGAGTCGACTCCAACCGGCTCACTCGCAGCGAGTCGTCGCGTATCGATACGTGGCGCTATGGCCTCGAACAGCTTCGCTCCCACCCGTACGGGATCGGCCCGGGAGGCTATGAGTTCCTCCCAGAGAAGGCAGGGACTAGCGACGAGATGCATAGCGATCCCTTGGCGTTCCTGGTTGAGCATGGTCCGCTTGGGCTCGTGGCCTTCTTGGGCATCGCCTATG
The Actinomycetota bacterium genome window above contains:
- a CDS encoding O-antigen ligase family protein translates to MIDVLVVAAAIGTAFQKPTFPGNLSIVDPVFVLVNLVAFRYVLIRANPGSELLRRLLPWLWLLCVSTIVTMIRVGIPFWLVSTFAREILAVITFAGLVAVLAGRPRTIDRARIAFLAAVAFVALTNIFEIGGRAGERQAGLTVRNVNYAAHLLAMGLLVLGTARNLRRSLRWPLAGVYLLALVRTGSFGALLSLLAATVYVVWRATSHFRGQGRVLVRIVSLAALLAVGAWGVSSIRLAEFDVGSGVDSNRLTRSESSRIDTWRYGLEQLRSHPYGIGPGGYEFLPEKAGTSDEMHSDPLAFLVEHGPLGLVAFLGIAYVLWRAAPPASASRVVLVAFAAGGLVRQTFTFRYIWIALAIVLASDLLDRRQPAQDPVMKAG